One segment of Panicum virgatum strain AP13 chromosome 3K, P.virgatum_v5, whole genome shotgun sequence DNA contains the following:
- the LOC120701269 gene encoding uncharacterized protein LOC120701269: protein MERFIIASFLLLLASTAAVEGRMGRAAVFDNSMPANHHALIGGDELATACNQVHFRTMCWRLTKLPGVATPRDLLLASIHVASDKAAEAKLRVEEYKARTRPTGPMASITDTCRDAYDSVVQSLEDTRQLVEANKGTDLDLNVQVSGAVTSADGCNDAFADFPDIPSPFAAMQRNVYRLVDNVLNIAVAVRHAEAHQQAKPLVGPHAH, encoded by the exons ATGGAGCGGTTCATCATCGCCtcattcctcctcctcctcgcctccaCGGCCGCCGTCGAGGGCCGCATGGGCCGCGCTGCCGTCTTCGACAACAGCATGCCTGCGAACCACCACGCGTTGATCGGCGGCGACGAGCTCGCGACGGCATGCAACCAG GTGCACTTCAGGACGATGTGCTGGAGACTGACGAAGCTCCCCGGCGTGGCGACGCCCCGGGATCTGCTGCTGGCGTCGATCCACGTGGCGTCGGACAAGGCGGCGGAGGCCAAGCTCCGGGTGGAGGAGTACAAGGCGAGGACGCGCCCGACCGGGCCGATGGCGTCCATCACCGACACGTGCCGCGACGCGTACGACAGCGTGGTGCAGTCGCTGGAGGATACGCGGCAGCTGGTCGAGGCCAACAAGGGCACAGACCTGGACCTCAACGTCCAGGTGTCGGGCGCCGTCACGAGCGCCGACGGCTGCAACGATGCCTTCGCGGACTTCCCGGACATCCCGTCGCCCTTCGCCGCCATGCAGCGCAACGTCTACCGCCTCGTCGACAACGTCCTCaacatcgccgtcgccgtgcgTCACGCCGAAGCCCACCAGCAGGCGAAACCGCTCGTCGGGCCGCACGCGCACTGA
- the LOC120701268 gene encoding uncharacterized protein LOC120701268 has translation MNPLRRPAARREGTQASEIDGSTPAELDPGIGGGRGFSYEPDGTLRPGGGAAAGQGTRSGGGGLDLPSCAGFSLPSSCGAPVLLCCCCAPTADSRSSVGYDSERSSPTVADSPTAGSEMDSLLLRLLEDDSSSDEDYDVAAIMLADLAKNEQPKHGGSVQGHEVVRRNKQKGDAKLFDDYFAEEPVFGPVTFRRRFRMSKEL, from the exons ATGAACCCcctccgccggccggcggcgcgccgggagGGCACTCAGGCGAGCGAAATCGACGGATCCACACCTGCAGAGCTCGATCCAGGCATTGGGGGCGGCAGAGGGTTCTCCTACGAGCCGGATGGCACTCTGCGCccaggaggaggcgcggcggccggccaagGCAcccggtccggcggcggcgggctggaccTGCCTTCTTGCGCCGGCTTTTCTTTACCTTCGTCCTGTGGAGCTCCGGTGCTGTTGTGTTGCTGCTGTGCTCCTACTGCAGATTCTCGCTCTTCGGTTGGCTACGACTCTGAACGCAGCTCTCCTACTGTTGCAGATTCTCCTACTGCAGGTTCAGAG ATGGACTCATTGCTCCTGAGGTTGCTTGAAGATGACTCGTCATCGGATGAGGACTATGATGTGGCGGCTATAATGCTCGCTGATCTTGCAAAGAATGAGCAGCCCAAACATGGTGGTTCTGTGCAAGGGCATGAGGTGGTTCGTCGGAACAAGCAGAAAGGAGATGCAAAGCTCTTTGATGACTACTTTGCAGAAGAACCTGTGTTTGGTCCGGTCACATTCAGACGGCGGTTTAGAATGTCAAAGGAGTTGTAG
- the LOC120701270 gene encoding uncharacterized protein LOC120701270 yields the protein MERFVCASLLLILASAAAVEAGRMGPAAVLPANHVLPGAGGELPRICDQVRFKTICRGFTKLPGVATPRQLLLASIRVATDKANEAKLRVQEYAARTHAAGPMASITDTCRDGYDSVVRALEETRQLVEANKGTSLDLNTKASDAVTHADECKDAFADFPEIKSPFAAMQQNVFRVVDNVLNIAAVVQQGEARPAKPLGPHVH from the exons ATGGAGCGGTTCGTCtgcgcctccctcctcctcatcctcgcctccgcggccgccgtcgaggcGGGCCGCATGGGCCCTGCCGCCGTGTTGCCTGCGAACCACGTGTTGCCCGGCGCCGGGGGCGAGTTGCCAAGGATATGCGACCAG GTGCGGTTCAAGACGATATGCCGGGGCTTCACGAAGCTCCCCGGCGTGGCGACGCCCCGGCAGCTGCTGCTGGCGTCGATCCGCGTGGCGACGGACAAGGCGAACGAGGCCAAGCTCCGGGTGCAGGAGTACGCGGCGAGGACGCACGCGGCCGGGCCGATGGCGTCCATCACTGACACGTGCCGCGACGGGTACGACAGCGTGGTGCGGGCGCTGGAGGAGACGCGGCAGCTGGTCGAGGCCAACAAGGGCACGAGCTTGGACCTGAACACCAAGGCGTCGGACGCCGTCACGCACGCCGACGAGTGCAAGGACGCCTTCGCGGACTTCCCGGAGATCAAGTCGCCCTTCGCCGCCATGCAGCAGAACGTCTTCCGCGTCGTCGACAACGTCCTCAACATCGCCGCCGTCGTGCAGCAGGGCGAGGCACGCCCGGCGAAACCGCTCGGCCCGCACGTGCACTGA
- the LOC120697963 gene encoding probable polygalacturonase At1g80170, whose amino-acid sequence MLLARCRTAATTYYCCHSAPAAIPRPVCSSSSTRFVLPSSHTRPRLSRGLFGACAPATAAPAKPPAGRMAASLPLPLAVAVVLAAALLLCGGAEARVLLTLDDFGGVGDGIANDTQAFVDAWAAACASSEQAVLAVPVGKAYRIWPVQLFGPCKRKLKLLISGAIVAPASPDEWAGRDPMKWLYIYGVDGLSVSGGGTIDGSGQQWWASTCKRKKTPPCYLGPRPKAVHFEACRGVSVQGVTLQNGQQFHLTFTRCTGVKASFLRVIAPADSPNTDGVHLNDSSHVQITDNLISTGDDCVSMVGNCSDVRVKDISCGPGHGISIGSLGKNRTTDMVENVRVDTCLLTNTTNGVRIKSWQGGMGFARDLRFESIVMKNVSNPIIIDQYYCDQPTPCANQTRAVEVRDVGFADIRGTSATAQAISIACSDAVPCRDLELKNVNLTLEGGGGGGRATASCYRAYGKSAGAVVPPSCLAKPTAS is encoded by the exons ATGCTACTCGCTAGGTGTCGTACGGCGGCTACTACTTACTACTGCTGCCACAGCGCTCCTGCTGCCATACCACGACCTGTCTGTTCTAGTTCTAGCACCCGCTTCGTTCTCCCGTCCTCACACACACGGCCCCGCCTCTCCCGAGGCTTGTTCGGTGCCTGCGCGCCCGCCACCGCAGCGCCGGCCAAGCCGCCCGCCGGGAGGATGGCCGCGTCCTTGCCGTTGCcgctcgcggtcgcggtggtgctggcggcggcgctcctcctgtgcggcggcgccgaggcccgCGTCCTCCTCACGCTCGACGActtcggcggcgtcggcgacggcatTGCCAACGACACGCAG GCTTTCGTGGACGCGTGGGCCGCGGCGTGCGCCTCCAGCGAGCAGGCCGTCCTCGCCGTGCCGGTCGGCAAGGCCTACCGGATCTGGCCGGTGCAGCTCTTCGGGCCCTGCAAGAGGAAGCTCAAGCTGCTG ATTTCCGGCGCGATCgtcgcgccggcgagcccggACGAGTGGGCGGGGCGGGACCCGATGAAGTGGCTCTACATCTACGGCGTCGACGGCCTGTccgtcagcggcggcggcaccatcgACGGCTCGGGGCAGCAGTGGTGGGCGAGCACCTGCAAGCGCAAGAAGACCCCG CCTTGCTACTTGGGGCCTCGTCCAAAG GCGGTGCACTTCGAGGCATGCCGGGGCGTGAGCGTGCAGGGCGTGACGCTGCAGAACGGGCAGCAGTTCCACCTGACCTTCACGCGGTGCACCGGCGTGAAGGCCAGCTTCCTCCGGGTGATCGCGCCGGCGGACAGCCCCAACACCGACGGCGTCCACCTCAACGACTCCTCCCACGTCCAGATCACGGACAACCTCATCTCCACAG GTGACGATTGCGTCTCCATGGTCGGCAATTGCTCCGACGTCCGTGTGAAAGACATCTCGTGCGGGCCTGGCCATGGTATCAG CATCGGAAGCCTCGGCAAGAACCGGACCACCGACATGGTCGAGAACGTGAGGGTCGACACCTGCTTGCTCACCAACACCACCAACGGCGTACGGATCAAGAGCTGGCAG GGCGGCATGGGCTTCGCACGGGACCTGCGGTTCGAGAGCATCGTGATGAAGAACGTGTCCAACCCCATCATCATCGACCAGTACTACTGCGACCAGCCCACGCCGTGCGCGAACCAGACGCGGGCGGTGGAGGTGCGCGACGTGGGGTTCGCGGACATCCGGGGCAcgtcggcgacggcgcaggCGATCAGCATCGCGTGCAGCGacgccgtgccgtgccgggaCCTGGAGCTCAAGAACGTCAACCTGACGCtggaggggggcggcggcggcggccgggccacCGCGTCCTGCTACCGGGCGTACGGGAAGAGCGCCGGCGCCGTTGTCCCGCCGTCCTGCCTCGCCAAGCCCACCGCCTCCTGA